Proteins found in one Actinokineospora alba genomic segment:
- a CDS encoding tetratricopeptide repeat protein, whose protein sequence is MTDVMTLLEQGRLYRESGNPSAAARYLAQAAELEPTSRSVLTELALAHFHSAALGPAEAVARRLVDLDPSDAYAHTLLGRALARQSKHGEAVVHLRLAHAMLGTTESADALAAAETQAGRRKGDQ, encoded by the coding sequence GTGACCGACGTGATGACACTGCTCGAACAGGGCCGCCTGTACCGCGAGAGCGGCAACCCGTCGGCCGCCGCCCGCTACCTCGCCCAGGCCGCGGAGCTGGAGCCCACGTCCCGCTCGGTGCTCACCGAGTTGGCCCTGGCGCACTTCCACTCCGCCGCGCTCGGCCCGGCGGAGGCGGTCGCCCGCAGGCTGGTCGACCTCGACCCGTCGGACGCCTACGCCCACACGCTGCTGGGCCGGGCGCTCGCCCGCCAGAGCAAGCACGGCGAGGCCGTCGTGCACCTGCGGCTCGCCCACGCGATGCTCGGCACCACGGAGTCCGCCGACGCCCTCGCCGCGGCCGAAACCCAGGCGGGCAGGCGGAAAGGCGATCAGTAG
- a CDS encoding MGMT family protein produces the protein MSVDEQLHERIRDAVRSVPAGRVATYGDIAEIARASTPRLVGRVLSEDGHDLPWHRVLRASGRPAPHLARRQLELLRAEGVPAVNDKVDLRTYRWGVRD, from the coding sequence ATGAGCGTCGACGAACAGCTGCACGAACGCATCCGCGACGCCGTCCGGTCGGTCCCCGCGGGGCGCGTGGCGACCTACGGCGACATCGCGGAGATCGCGCGGGCGTCGACGCCTCGGCTGGTCGGGCGGGTGCTGTCCGAGGACGGGCACGACCTGCCGTGGCACCGGGTGCTCCGAGCGAGTGGGAGGCCTGCCCCGCACCTGGCCCGCAGGCAGCTGGAGCTGCTGCGGGCCGAGGGCGTGCCGGCAGTCAACGACAAGGTCGATCTACGGACCTATCGCTGGGGTGTGCGTGATTGA
- a CDS encoding Uma2 family endonuclease has translation MLTVDGDDRHELHDGLVTVSPTRTPIHMRVLARMFSQIDSQISQGLRVFPEVGIVVDVSSPTVRVPDLVITTAAVDQDEPLVRAEDVVLAVEIVSPGSELVDTTVKPFEYADAGIPNFWLVDPAPPVTVTVYSLADGNYEESQRAERGLEVVAPCELRIDLAALSR, from the coding sequence GTGTTGACCGTGGACGGTGACGATCGGCATGAACTTCACGATGGACTGGTGACAGTGAGCCCAACCCGCACGCCGATCCACATGCGAGTCCTCGCCAGGATGTTCAGCCAGATCGACTCGCAGATCTCCCAGGGTCTGCGGGTGTTCCCCGAGGTCGGCATCGTTGTCGACGTGTCGTCGCCGACCGTCCGCGTGCCCGACCTCGTGATCACCACCGCCGCTGTCGATCAAGATGAGCCGCTGGTGAGAGCGGAGGATGTGGTGCTCGCGGTCGAGATCGTCTCGCCAGGTTCGGAACTTGTCGACACCACGGTCAAGCCGTTCGAGTATGCCGATGCGGGCATCCCGAACTTCTGGCTCGTCGACCCCGCCCCACCCGTGACCGTAACCGTGTATTCGCTGGCAGACGGGAACTACGAGGAATCTCAGCGCGCCGAACGCGGGCTGGAAGTCGTGGCTCCCTGCGAGCTGCGGATCGATCTGGCCGCGCTGTCGCGATGA
- a CDS encoding ATP-dependent helicase: MQSGVAAARTPNAPQLVRRPAAHRQASNWGADAQRVLAGSDGFVRVLGGPGTGKTTLLAELAADRMLRGGVDPEQLLVLTSSRRAAADLRSRITALLTDHADEGAPRTVREPLVRTVHSYAFSVLRIQAMLHDEPGPRLLTGPEQDTVIRELLEGDVEFGAKYWPERLRPALGVAGFAEELRDLILRAAERGLGPEDLITLGERESRDEWVAAGRFGMQYEQVTLLHGASDSAVAHTSAPALDAAELVASALLAFETDDELLAAERARVRYLLVDDAQHLDPLQYRLLHRLGSAAKEFVVTGDPDQAIFSFRGADPRLLRDAESQATIVLDTGRRMAPAVRRAVSQLAARLPGAGQRRVDKSKDQGGTVQVRLHASSAAEATWVADQLRRAHLLDGVPWSEMAVLVRSATRSVPVLHRALAAAGVPVAAPGDELPLAQQPAVRPFLALLRCAAVPALLDPAMAAMLLSSQLGGADPLALRRLRRGLRRLEQAAGGDKSSDDLLVEVLTDDDRLSALEAAEVGPVRRVATLLSAARKGIADGAGIEQILWEVWQGSGLEARWVSTAARGGPVGAQADRDLDAIVALFHAAERYADRLPGSGIAGFAEHLISHRIAGDTLAPSAPQGEAVAVLTAHASAGREWTVVAVPGVQEGSWPDLRLRGSLLGVERLIDLLSGVTNSDSLSATAPLLAEERRLLLVAASRARGMLLVSAVRGEEEQPSRFLAELSGVDATDPEAESLIPVAQPERALVLADLVGELRQVVCDGAADRGRRALAARQLARLAAANVPGAHPDSWYGLPELSSMEPLRARAEPVRVSPSTVEVLAKCPLRWVVERHGGQDPVELAAVTGTLVHALAQAAASGASREELMAELDKAWTRVDAGAPWFSRREQQRVRAMVDTFLTWVRDTRGELTQVAVERDVSVDLPDGITVRGRVDRLEVDNEGRPVIIDLKTGKQPISADDAKEHPQLAVYQLAAAYGAFAGDGLADLPGGARLVYVAKKSRGKATERGQEPLHGEVVDHWLNIVRDAAGSMVGPEYNAFESPDCPRCPVRFTCPLHSSGRQVTE, from the coding sequence ATGCAATCGGGTGTGGCCGCCGCGAGAACCCCCAACGCGCCGCAGCTCGTGCGCCGACCTGCGGCGCACCGGCAGGCCTCGAACTGGGGCGCCGACGCCCAGCGGGTGCTCGCGGGCAGCGACGGGTTCGTCCGCGTCCTGGGCGGCCCCGGCACCGGCAAGACCACCCTCCTCGCGGAGCTCGCGGCCGACCGGATGCTGCGCGGCGGCGTCGACCCGGAACAGCTGCTCGTGCTCACGTCGAGCCGCCGTGCCGCCGCCGACCTGCGCTCCCGTATCACCGCGCTGCTGACAGACCACGCCGACGAGGGCGCCCCGCGCACGGTCCGCGAACCGCTGGTCCGCACGGTCCACTCCTACGCGTTCTCGGTCCTGCGCATCCAGGCGATGCTCCACGACGAGCCCGGTCCCCGGCTGCTCACCGGCCCCGAGCAGGACACGGTGATCCGCGAACTGCTGGAAGGCGACGTCGAGTTCGGCGCCAAGTACTGGCCGGAGCGGCTGCGCCCCGCGCTCGGGGTGGCTGGGTTCGCCGAGGAACTGCGCGACCTGATTCTGCGTGCCGCCGAGCGCGGCCTCGGCCCCGAAGACCTGATCACCCTGGGCGAGCGGGAGAGTCGCGACGAGTGGGTCGCGGCGGGCCGGTTCGGCATGCAGTACGAGCAGGTCACGCTGCTGCACGGGGCGTCGGACAGCGCCGTCGCCCACACCAGCGCCCCCGCGCTCGACGCCGCCGAGCTCGTCGCGAGCGCCCTGCTGGCCTTCGAGACCGACGACGAGCTGCTCGCCGCCGAGCGGGCCCGCGTGCGGTACCTGCTGGTCGACGACGCGCAGCACCTCGACCCGCTGCAGTACCGGCTGCTGCACCGGCTTGGCAGCGCCGCCAAGGAGTTCGTCGTGACCGGCGACCCCGACCAGGCGATCTTCTCCTTCCGCGGCGCCGATCCCCGGCTGCTGCGTGACGCGGAGTCGCAGGCCACGATCGTGCTCGACACCGGCCGACGCATGGCGCCCGCCGTTCGCCGCGCCGTCTCCCAGCTCGCCGCGCGGCTGCCCGGCGCCGGGCAGCGCCGGGTCGACAAGTCCAAAGACCAGGGCGGCACGGTCCAGGTCCGGCTGCACGCGTCGTCCGCGGCCGAGGCCACCTGGGTCGCCGACCAGCTCCGCCGGGCGCACCTGCTCGACGGCGTGCCGTGGTCGGAGATGGCGGTGCTCGTGCGCTCCGCGACCCGCTCGGTTCCCGTGCTGCACCGTGCTTTGGCGGCGGCGGGCGTCCCGGTCGCCGCCCCCGGCGACGAGCTGCCGCTGGCCCAGCAGCCCGCGGTGCGGCCGTTCCTGGCCCTGCTGCGGTGCGCCGCCGTGCCCGCGCTGCTCGACCCGGCGATGGCCGCCATGCTGCTCAGCTCGCAGCTCGGCGGCGCCGACCCGCTGGCGCTGCGGCGGTTGCGGCGCGGTCTGCGCAGGCTCGAACAGGCGGCGGGCGGCGACAAGTCCAGCGACGACCTGCTCGTCGAGGTCCTCACCGACGACGACCGGCTCAGCGCCCTGGAAGCCGCCGAGGTCGGGCCGGTCCGCCGGGTCGCGACCCTGCTTTCCGCCGCCCGCAAGGGAATCGCCGATGGCGCGGGCATCGAGCAGATCCTGTGGGAGGTCTGGCAGGGCAGCGGCCTGGAGGCCCGCTGGGTGTCGACGGCGGCCCGCGGCGGTCCGGTCGGCGCCCAGGCCGACCGCGACCTCGACGCCATCGTGGCGCTGTTCCACGCCGCCGAGCGCTACGCCGACCGGCTGCCCGGCTCCGGCATCGCGGGCTTCGCCGAACACCTCATCAGCCACCGCATCGCAGGCGACACCTTGGCTCCTTCGGCGCCCCAAGGCGAAGCTGTCGCCGTGCTGACCGCCCACGCGTCCGCTGGTCGCGAGTGGACAGTCGTCGCCGTGCCCGGAGTGCAGGAAGGCTCCTGGCCCGACCTGCGGCTGCGCGGCTCGCTGCTCGGCGTCGAGCGGCTCATCGATCTGCTGTCGGGGGTCACCAACTCGGATTCGCTCTCCGCCACTGCTCCCTTGCTGGCCGAGGAACGCAGGCTGCTGCTCGTCGCGGCGAGCCGGGCCCGGGGCATGCTCCTGGTGAGCGCTGTCCGCGGCGAGGAGGAACAGCCGTCACGGTTCCTGGCCGAGCTTTCCGGCGTCGACGCGACCGACCCGGAGGCCGAGTCGCTGATCCCGGTGGCCCAGCCCGAACGCGCGCTCGTGCTCGCGGACCTGGTGGGGGAGTTGCGCCAAGTCGTCTGCGACGGCGCCGCCGACCGCGGCCGCCGCGCGCTCGCCGCCCGCCAGCTCGCCCGGCTCGCCGCGGCCAACGTCCCCGGCGCCCACCCCGACAGCTGGTACGGGCTGCCCGAGCTGTCGAGCATGGAACCCTTGCGCGCCAGGGCGGAGCCGGTACGGGTCTCACCGTCCACTGTGGAGGTTCTGGCCAAGTGCCCGCTGCGGTGGGTCGTCGAGCGGCACGGCGGGCAGGACCCGGTCGAACTCGCCGCTGTCACCGGAACGCTCGTGCACGCCCTGGCTCAGGCCGCCGCCTCCGGCGCGTCGCGTGAGGAACTGATGGCGGAACTGGACAAGGCGTGGACCCGGGTCGACGCGGGCGCGCCGTGGTTCTCCCGCCGTGAACAGCAGCGCGTGCGCGCCATGGTCGACACGTTCCTGACCTGGGTCCGCGACACCCGCGGCGAACTGACCCAGGTCGCCGTCGAACGTGACGTGTCGGTGGACCTGCCCGACGGCATCACCGTGCGCGGCCGGGTCGACCGGCTGGAGGTCGACAACGAGGGCCGCCCGGTGATCATCGACCTCAAGACCGGAAAACAGCCGATCAGCGCCGACGACGCCAAGGAGCACCCGCAGCTGGCGGTGTACCAGCTGGCCGCCGCGTATGGCGCCTTCGCGGGCGACGGCCTCGCCGACCTCCCGGGTGGCGCGCGCCTGGTTTATGTCGCGAAGAAGAGCCGCGGCAAAGCAACCGAACGAGGTCAGGAACCGTTGCACGGCGAGGTTGTGGACCACTGGCTCAACATCGTCCGCGACGCCGCGGGGTCCATGGTGGGCCCGGAATACAACGCGTTCGAAAGCCCGGACTGCCCACGTTGTCCGGTGCGTTTCACCTGCCCACTGCACTCCAGCGGCAGGCAAGTGACCGAATAA
- a CDS encoding alpha/beta hydrolase family protein — protein MRTGQHQVTFTGTGGETLAGTLDLPPKEPEAYALFAHCFTGGKNNQATRRVSRALTDRGLAVLRFDFTGIGDSGGEFANATFSSNVADIVRAAAYLRDNFTAPSLIIGHSLGGAAVLAAAGQIPEVRAVVTVGAPSDPAHVAHLFEHALTDIEHAGEAEVSLGGKWFRIRREFLEDLREQRLADHIARLDRPLLILHSPDDDIVDITNAAGIYTAARHPKSFISLDGANHLLTSPLHAKRVAQLIAAWADPYLPESFTPEID, from the coding sequence GTGCGAACTGGGCAACATCAAGTCACCTTCACCGGCACCGGCGGCGAGACCCTCGCGGGCACCCTGGACCTCCCGCCCAAGGAGCCCGAGGCATACGCGCTGTTCGCCCACTGCTTCACCGGCGGCAAGAACAACCAGGCCACCCGCCGCGTCTCCCGCGCGCTGACCGACCGCGGCCTGGCCGTCCTGCGCTTCGACTTCACCGGCATCGGCGACTCCGGCGGCGAGTTTGCGAACGCCACCTTCTCCTCCAACGTCGCCGACATCGTCCGCGCCGCCGCCTACCTGCGCGACAACTTCACCGCGCCCTCGCTGATCATCGGCCACTCCCTCGGCGGCGCCGCCGTGCTGGCGGCGGCGGGGCAGATCCCCGAGGTCCGCGCCGTGGTCACCGTCGGCGCCCCCAGTGACCCGGCGCACGTGGCCCACCTGTTCGAACACGCCCTCACCGACATCGAGCACGCGGGAGAGGCCGAGGTCAGCCTCGGCGGCAAGTGGTTCCGCATCCGCCGCGAATTCCTCGAAGACCTTCGCGAACAGCGCCTGGCCGACCACATCGCCCGGCTCGACCGCCCCCTGCTCATCCTGCACTCACCCGACGACGACATTGTCGACATCACCAACGCCGCGGGCATCTACACCGCCGCCCGCCACCCCAAGTCCTTCATCTCCCTCGACGGCGCCAACCACCTGCTGACCTCACCCCTGCACGCCAAGCGAGTGGCCCAGCTGATCGCCGCCTGGGCGGACCCCTACCTGCCGGAGTCCTTCACCCCCGAGATCGACTGA
- a CDS encoding pirin family protein: MPAITADTLTLPRLPELPESATSWRGVRKVVTVQKFFEGEGFPVRRPFPGVDLPDADPFLLLDQMGAVEYGPGEAKGAPWHPHRGFETVTYMIDGAMQHTDSIGGGGLITDGSTQWMTAGSGILHNEMPPQDLVAKGGLFHGVQLWVNLPRSLKMAQPRYQDIEARDAKLLSSDDGGALVRVIAGDLDGHKGPGSTYTPITYLHATLNAGARLTMPWPEDFTAMVYVLSGNGTVGIERRPLNEGQLAVFGAGEALTLRGADRQPGNSPTGWEVLVLGGRPIREPVARYGPFVMNTRQEILQAFEDYEAGRLGQVPAIHRTSSDEELT; encoded by the coding sequence ATGCCTGCGATCACCGCCGACACCTTGACCCTGCCCCGCCTGCCGGAGCTGCCGGAGTCGGCCACGTCCTGGCGTGGGGTCCGCAAGGTCGTCACCGTCCAGAAGTTCTTCGAGGGCGAGGGCTTCCCGGTGCGCAGGCCGTTCCCGGGCGTGGACCTGCCCGACGCCGACCCGTTCCTGCTGCTCGACCAGATGGGTGCCGTCGAGTACGGCCCCGGTGAGGCCAAGGGCGCCCCATGGCACCCGCACCGCGGCTTCGAGACGGTCACCTACATGATCGACGGCGCCATGCAGCACACCGACTCCATCGGCGGCGGCGGCCTGATCACCGACGGCTCGACCCAGTGGATGACCGCGGGCTCGGGCATCCTGCACAACGAGATGCCCCCGCAGGACCTGGTCGCCAAGGGCGGCCTGTTCCACGGCGTGCAGCTCTGGGTGAATCTGCCGCGCTCCCTCAAGATGGCGCAGCCGCGCTACCAGGACATCGAGGCCCGCGACGCCAAGCTGCTCTCCAGCGACGACGGCGGCGCGCTCGTCCGGGTCATCGCCGGTGACCTGGACGGGCACAAGGGTCCGGGGTCGACGTACACGCCGATCACGTACCTGCACGCCACCCTCAACGCCGGGGCGCGGCTGACCATGCCGTGGCCCGAGGACTTCACCGCGATGGTCTATGTGTTGTCCGGCAACGGAACCGTCGGCATCGAGCGCCGCCCGCTTAACGAAGGCCAGCTGGCCGTGTTCGGCGCGGGTGAGGCCCTGACGCTGCGCGGCGCCGACCGTCAGCCGGGCAACTCGCCGACCGGGTGGGAAGTCCTGGTGCTCGGTGGCAGGCCCATCCGTGAGCCGGTCGCCCGCTACGGACCGTTCGTGATGAACACGCGGCAGGAGATCCTGCAGGCGTTCGAGGACTACGAAGCCGGGCGGCTGGGCCAGGTCCCCGCCATCCACCGCACGAGTTCGGACGAGGAGTTGACGTGA
- a CDS encoding alpha/beta fold hydrolase, translating into MADALHVHSYGSIESPPVLFLHGIAGHGARFRRLAENHLRDYRVVAPDLRGHGLSDRLPPWTLEQQAADLLRVLDVHDLDSVPVVGHSFGGLVALHLARLAPQRVRKLVLLDPAVKVTPEDAAEYAQTAEVIRDDRGEALATQRHDWPGEPEEHIEEEVTANWVEVDGHWRPRYSPAAVITAWSEMCRAPRLPPPGLPTLLVEATREEFVGPEFVKACRFTLGDDFRHAALDLGHMVYLEDPAGIAALIDEFIR; encoded by the coding sequence ATGGCCGATGCCTTACATGTTCACTCGTACGGGTCGATCGAATCGCCGCCGGTGCTGTTCCTGCACGGGATCGCCGGGCATGGCGCACGGTTCCGCAGGCTCGCCGAGAACCACCTCCGCGACTACCGCGTCGTGGCACCTGACCTGCGAGGACACGGGCTGTCCGACCGGCTGCCGCCGTGGACGCTGGAGCAGCAGGCGGCCGACCTGCTGCGGGTGCTCGACGTCCACGACCTCGACTCGGTGCCGGTGGTCGGCCATTCGTTCGGCGGGTTGGTCGCACTGCACCTGGCCCGGCTGGCACCGCAGCGGGTGCGCAAGCTCGTGCTGCTGGATCCGGCGGTGAAGGTGACTCCCGAGGACGCGGCGGAGTACGCGCAGACCGCGGAGGTGATCCGCGACGACCGCGGCGAAGCGCTGGCGACGCAGCGGCACGACTGGCCGGGTGAGCCCGAGGAGCACATCGAGGAAGAGGTCACGGCGAACTGGGTGGAGGTCGACGGCCACTGGCGGCCGCGCTACAGCCCGGCCGCGGTGATCACCGCGTGGAGCGAGATGTGCCGGGCGCCGCGGCTGCCCCCGCCCGGGCTGCCGACCCTGCTCGTGGAGGCGACGCGCGAGGAGTTCGTCGGGCCCGAGTTCGTGAAGGCGTGCCGGTTCACCCTGGGCGACGACTTCCGGCACGCGGCGCTGGACCTCGGGCACATGGTCTACCTGGAGGACCCGGCGGGGATCGCCGCGCTGATCGACGAGTTCATCCGATGA